The nucleotide window TCCTGATTACTTATTTTAGCAGGAGGAAAAAATTATAAGATTTTAAATAGTTAACAAGGCATATGAACAGGTTTGAATAGGTTTTTAATCAACAGCTGAAACCCTCATGATGTTTGGCAAGGAACAAAACTACTAGGTTCTGCCCCTGGAGATTGGGCATTGCTCGGATGTACGGTTGCCCCTGGATTTAATTTTGAAAACTTTCATCTAAAATCCAGAAAAGAACTCATTCATATATTTCCTGCACTTGAGGCCAAAATATTAGAATTTACGAGGTAGTAGTTTTGCCACACTCATATTTATTAAGAAGAATATCAATAACTTTGTTTTCAAAACTCAAAGTCAATTTAATAATCCCTAAACTAAATTATAAAAATTACAAATTTTTAGACAATATCTAGGTTTAAAATTGCCCTCTTTCTATTTTCTTGATAAATCTCTGGGCACATGAAAAAAATAATATCTTTCTTTTATTCACTTTGCCTACTATCTTGTTTAACACTTTCCTATTCTCCAGACGCTTTTTCTATTTCTGATCAATTAAAAAAAGATTTATGCAACAAATTGTTCCATGGACCTTTGGCCAAAATGGAATTTTTAAGTAGTGGCTCAAAAGAACTCAATGATGTCGAATTTATTCACTCGTTCAGTAATAGCATTACTCCCAAACATAAAACTTTAACAGGACCCAGAAATCAAAGCTACTGGGCCAATAAAATTAGCACTCGATTCTATGGAAGTTACAAAAGAATCGATATGGGTAGGAAAAAAAATAATGACGAACTTATAAAAATTGGGTTAACAGAAGAAGCAATTAAATTTTTAATTCTTGATCACCCAGAGAACTCTAAATCTGGCCTTCAGGCCCTAGACATAGAAAAGTTTGACACTGAATATGACATTGAAAAATTTAATGGCCCTGTAAATATTTGGGGTCACGACATACTTTATTTTGTCAGAAGAAAAGGTGATATAAACCCTGTGGGTATTATAAGAATATGGTCATTACCTATCCAAGAAGAAGGAACTATGTATCATCAACATGTTCGTCTTTACCAAATTCTAACTGACGGAAATATTCAGATTGTAGGCAACTTTGAGTCTAACGAAGTCGTTTTAAAAATCTGAGAGAGAATAATGTAATCATTAGATTTTAAGCGGCCTTTGAGGGACCAAGATAGCGCTCTACGGCCTCTAAGAGTTCTTCTTTTTCGAATGGTTTCTGAACAACTTGATTTACAGAATAATCAAAAGCCTGAGAACAAGAATTGAAATCCACCGCCCCTGAAATAATAATAATTGGTACATTTGATTGATATTTTGTTCTTACTGCCTTAATGAAATCCATTCCATTCATTCCAGGAAGATTAAGATCGACAATCATTAAATCGGGTTTGAGCTCATTGATGTCTCTGATGATATCGTTAGGATTGTCAAAAACATACATATTGTAATCTTCAAGATAGAACATATATAGATTTTGCATTTCCTCTTGGTCTTCAAGAACAAGTATAGTTTTGTTGCTCATAGTACCCTCCAATAAGATTATCGGTAAAAAATCTTAAAAATGGAGCATAAATTTTTTACCAAAATCTTATCTGATAAAAAACCTTGGTCACAAGGTGACACCTAAAAGGTTTTAAATCACCACTTTTATTATATCATGGATTCAATATGTCCCCAAAATTCTTACAATATGTAAGACTCAAGATAGTTTAAGTTATTAATATTTAAGAGACTACATATGATCAAATCGATAATCTTACATTATAAGGGGGCTTTCAGCACACACAACCTCTTATATTTCCAGGAAGGAAAATTGATGTACAAGGAGGCATTTATGAAGATGGCAATCGCCGTAGAAAACTTAAAGCATCCCAAAAACAGATCACATTACCGAATCTGGTATCTTGAATCCGACCATTTAGGTAATGTTTTATCCATTGGAGCTCTCTCAAAAGAAGATCTAATTGCAGACCTTTTTAAGAGTTACAAAAAAAATGGGAAATCGAATTGGCGTGCTTTTCTCAAATCAAAAGAGGAATCTATTGAGATTGAACTTTTTGATTTTATGGCCCAGGGTATGTTCGAAAATACACATTTTGGGAATTTACCAACCCTTTGTGAATTTCAAGAAACTCTTGATCTACTACAGATCAACCTAGACGTTACTCCCATCGCTTGTTGAACGTAGGAGGAGTTCTCTCCTCCTACTTATATTTAAAATATCCTTCTTTATGTGTTTCAAAAAGCAGATCCATTATGCCCTTCAAAACTTCAACTTCATAAACAACAACCTGTCCATTTCCAGATCCGGCCTTTTTACAATTTTGAGTATTTTTTGCAATCAATACACCCTCTATTTTCGAACCATCTCCTGCTGAGATCATTTTTGGTCTAAACTCAAATGTTCCTTGATAACTGGCAATTGTATCTCCAACTCTATTTCCATCTAAAGCTGAAAAATGCAAAAAACTATAATCCTTTGAACCCGAAACTGAACACCGTGAAGATATTTTGGTACCATCCTCTAAATAACGAACACCTTCTTCCACGCCAGAACTGATAACGATATAGGCATATTCTTTGCCTTCATCTAATGGAGCTGTCTTTGGAACATAAAGATAGTTATAAATATTTTCTGGAGAATTAAAATTTCCAACAGAAAGAGGTGTTACATATTTACTCATAAATAACATGGGCACATAGAAATAATTAAATAATGGAATTCCTGAGGTTAATTCTTGTGGAGAACCCGCACACTCCACAACCGTTGATAAACCGATACTATCAGTACTCAACTTAAGATACAGTGGAAATTTTTTTTCATGTTCTTGAGTTGAACTGCCTACTATACTTTTAAGTTTAACAGAGATAAATCCTAGTCTGGTTTGAACTCCTTCTAAAAAATCTTCTCTATTTCCATCAAAAGGTTTTGGTAAAATCAGCTTTAATTCAGAGAATTGAATGTTTCCTACGCTAGCATTACTGTCATAAAATTTTTTTCCACGTTTATTTCCTCCAGAACCAGCAGAATAGAGCTCTATGTCAGGAAACTTACTTTCATCTCCGGCCCTAAACTGAACTTTATCCAGTGATGCCGTACAACTCTTTCTACTATAAGTTAAATTTCTAATGATCGTGTAAATATCAAAAACTTCAGATTTTGCGGTAATTTTTTGCTGTCCCTTATTCATTTGAGACATCGTATGCATCAACACATAAGAGAGAATTCCACTTATTGAGACAGCTATCAGTACCTCAACCAAAGAAAATCCTTTTTTGCCATTTTTCATTATATCCCCTCAAATACTTATTTTAATAATTCAATGTCAATCTTGAGAACTTCAAATAATTTATCAACTAATTCAGATGAAGATGTTTTTTTACCAGGAATAAAATACATTAATGCTAACAAGACCTGTCCTAGCAGTGGTATAAAGAGTAGAAAAAAACTAATTAAGGCCAACTTAAAACTTATAAAACCAAAAATATCGAAAACTCTTTTCAAATAAGCGCAACAAAAAAGGTAAAACGTTCCTAAAAACAGCAATATCAGTTTCAAAAAAGGATAAATATCTGATGCGGTTACCTGAGTTTGTGACATTTTTGGATTGGATTTTTGCTCAGCATTTTTAAAAATCTCTTTGGTAATTGAGTCAATTTCTTTTTTCGCTTCTTCTCTAAAAGATTGATTCATATAAAAAAACAAAATCGATGATAAAAAAAATATACAGAAAAAAGTAATGATATACTTCATTCTTCCAAGGTAACCATTCCATGAAAACGGATTTATTTTTTCCATTATTTTTCCTTTGTAAATTAATTTTATCTGATTTTATCAACTTATTGATGAAAAAAATTAAAAAAACAAAATACGCTCCGCATTACTCCAAGTTTTACTTAGTCAAACCTGATTGCCTGTGGATGATTTGTAACAATAGGTCTATACTCCCGAAGTATTTGCTCAAAAATAACAGGAGGACGAATGAAACCACTTATCGTTGTTTGTGATGGGATGGATAAAGAAGAATATAATAGACTTTTGGGTGTTTCACAATTTGAAGTACGTGGGCCAAAACTCTCTCAAGAAGAAATCACCCAACTTCTCCCAAATGCTGCTGGTCTTATCATTCGGTCCGCTACAAATATTACCGTAGAAACTTTAGAAAAAGCTCAAAAACTCAAATACGTCATTCGAGCAGGAGAAGGAACTGACAATATCGACTTAAAAGCATGCCAAACAAAAGGTGTTAAAGTTTCTAATACCCCAGGGGCGAATAATAACTCCGCAGCAGAACACGCTGTAGCTCTTTTAATGACCGTACTTCGTCACACGGCCGCTGCTGACAAATCGATGAAAGAAGGAAAGTGGGAAAAATCAAAATACACAGGAGTTGAGTTACTTAACAAAAAAGTTGGAGTAGTAGGATTTGGACGAATTGGACAAATTTTTGCAAAAAGAATTGGAGGATTTGAACCAGAAATTCTCTTTTATGATCCCTTTATTGAAAAAACAGATCTTATCTATGCCAATAAGGCAGAGTCTTTAGAACAGATTTTTTCTGAATGTGAAATTATCTCTCTCCACACTCCATTAACGGAGTCGACTAAAGGATTTGTAAATTCAAAACTTTTAAATCTTATGCAACCCAACTCTATCCTTATCAATGCTTCAAGAGGTGGAATTGTCAATGAAGATGATCTCTATTCTCTATTAAGTGAGGGAAAAATTCGAGGAGCGGGTTTTGATGTATTTAACTCTGAACCACTTGAAAAAGAAAGCAAACTATCAAGTCTTAGTAACCTTGTACTCACTCCACATCTTGGAGCATCTACAGAAGAGGCCCAGATCAGAGTTGGCGCAATGGCCGTTCAACAAATGCAAGAATTTTTCATTAATAACAATCTTTTAAATGAGGTAAAAGCATAATGCAAACTCTCGCAATTGTAGGTTCCCAATGGGGAGACGAAGGAAAAGGTAAAATTACAGATCTCTTATGTGAGAGATGTGACATCGTCGTCAGATTTCAAGGGGGCAACAACGCTGGCCATACAATAATTGTGGGGGATAAAAAAATTGTCCTTCATTTAATCCCTTCAGGTATACTTAGAGATCACTGCGTCTCTGTAATAGGACATGGTGTTGTTTTTGATCCAGAGGCCTTCAAAGTTGAATTAGCACAAACGCGTTTAGCAGGAATTGAAATCAACGAAAGAAACTTAAAAATTTCAAAGCATGCCAGTGTTATCACATCTTATCACCGCTTACTTGATGGACTGAGAGAAAATAATGGGCCTAGGAAAATTGGGACGACAGGTAAAGGAATAGGGCCGTGTTACGAAGAAAAAATTTCAAGAAAAGCGCTCAAATTAAAAGATTTAAGAAACAGAGATATCATTATTCAAAAACTTAAAGAAAGTTTGGCCGAAAAAGAAATTCTTTTCAATTATCTTTATAAATGTGAATACCCAAGTGTAGAAGAAGAAGCAGTTCGATTATTTGAACTCGGAAAAATAATCACTCCATTTATGACAGATACTTTTTATTTCTTAGATCAATCTATTCAAGAAAATAAAAAAATCCTCTACGAGGGTGCGCAAGGTGTACTTTTAGACATTGACTACGGAAGTTATCCTTATGTCACTTCTTCAAATACTTCTGCAGGTGGAATCTATACAGGAGCGGGCATTCCAGGAGGACAGTTAGATGAAGTTTTAGGAATTGCAAAAGCATATACAACCCGAGTAGGAGAAGGCCCATTTCCAACAGAACTTAAAGATGATTTGGGAGATAAAATTCAATCCATAGGGCATGAATTTGGTGCAACTACTGGTCGACGCAGACGATGTGGTTGGTTAGACCTCCCTCTTTTAAAGTACTCTGTAAAATGCTCAAATATCACTTCAATTGCTTTAACGAAGCTAGATGTCCTAACTGAGATAGACGAATTAAAAATTTGTGTAGGTTATAAATATAAAGGTCAAGAAATCACTTGCGCTACTCCTGGAATTGATCTTGAGGTTGCACAACCAATTTTTAAAACGATGCGCCCCTTCAAAGATACTTTCGAGACTGATGAGTACAGCGAAGAGCTTAGAGAATATATTTCCCTGATTGAAGAGTTTACTGGAATTCAAGTTGGTATCCTTGCCTATGGGCCAGAAAGATCTCAAATAAAATTTTTAAAAAATTACTTTCAATAAATTAATTGAAGGGCCGACCGTTTCATGAGAACGAGTTGGTCCTTTGGTTCTTTGAATATTTCAACTTTATGCCCGTTGTACATAAATGCCATCTTTTGACAGTGTAGTTGAAGTCCTATTTTTCCATACTTATTTTGGAGGGAGTGAAGATATTTTTTATCTCCATATCGCTTATCTCCAATAATTGCATGTTTAAAATAAGCACAATGTTTTCTAATTTGGTGTTGTCTTCCCGTCTGAATTTCAACATGAAGCCTTGAAAAATATTGATTTTTTTCAACACATTTCCATATCGTTTTTGCTTCAATTCTTTCTTTTTTTAGTCCAAGTGGATTTTTTCTTCCCTCACATTTATCAGTTATTGGCTCTTCCCAAAACCCCTCGTCGGTAGAAACATTTCCTCTTACGATAGCGCTATATTCTTTTAGGGTACTAGAATCGGCCAAAATTTTTTGCATTTTTGCAGAATCCTCTGGGTTGAAAGCAACCATCATCAAACCACTTGTATCTTTATCAAGCCTATTGACCAGATGGAAATTTCGATCTGGATTTCCAATATGCAATCTCTCAACAACACTTTCGTATCCATTATGACAACTAACCCCACAAGGTTTATCTATCACCATAAATTCCTTATTTTGAAATTCTATAGGAAAAGGAGAATTCATTATTGGACTAGCTCCCCATAAATTTCTCCCATAACAGAAGATTGTAAAAAAGTAGGAATAATTTTATTAGAAAGATCCTGATCAGATTTCACAAAAACTCGAACAAAATTTGTTGTATAACCCTGCCAATGGCCTGCTTTATTTTTCTTTTCAAAAAGAACGTTATTAATCTTCCCAAGTTGTTCTTTTGCAAATCGACTAAGTTTAGCTTCTCCATATTGAGTTAATGTTTTGACCCTTTCTTTTTTTGTAGAAGCATGAATATGATTATCAAGTTTTGCAGCGGTTGTCCCTTTTCTTCTGGAATAAGGAAAAACATGAAAATGAGTGATAGGAAGTTCTTTTAGTAAATTAAAAGTATTTTCGAACTGTTTTTCTGTCTCTCCTGGATAACCTACAATCACGTCTGCTCCAATTGCAGCTTCAGGGAAATACTCTTTTATTTTGTAAATAATATCTCGATATTTAGCGACATCATAGCGACGTCTCATTGAGGAAAGTATTTCATCATCACCACTTTGCATTGGAATATGAAAATGATCCATGAACTTTTCTGAAGATTTCATCACTTCAAGTAATTCATCGTTTATAGTGTTTGCTTCAACTGATGAAAGTCTGAGTCTTTCAAGTCCTTCTATTTCTAATACTTTTTTAAGAAGATCAGAGAGTCTCTCTCCTGAGGAGCGTTCAAACTCTCCTATATTTACACCAGTAAGAACAATTTCCTTAAATCCGTCCTTTACAATGTTTGCGGCCTGGTTAACAGCATCTTCAATTGAAATAGTTCTAGAACGTCCTCTGGCCTGGGGGATTATACAAAAGCTACAAATATAATTGCAGCCGTCTTGAATTTTTAAAAATGCACGAGTGTGAGAGTCAGCAAGAGTTGTAGAGGCCCCCCAGAACTCGTTGGTACTATCAACTTTGACCATCTCTTCTTGCTCTTCATTAAGGTAATCGAAGATTTTAAATTTCTCAGAATTTCCTAAAACGAGATCAACTCCTTGCATGTTTCTTATTTTTTCTGGCTCCATCTGAGCGTAGCATCCCACAACGACGATTTTACCCTCTGGCGATGAATGATGTGCTTTTCTAATTAGATTTCTGCAGCTTGAATCAGCTCCATCAGTTACTGTACAGGTGTTAATCATAACCACATCAGCAGTTTCGCCGAAGTCTACAATTTCGTATCCTCTATCAACAAAGCCCTGGGCAATATGTCCTGTTTCAGAGAAGTTGAGTCTGCAACCTAATGTGTTGAGTGCAACTTTCTTTTTTGACTGACTCAATACGGGATTTAGTGAGATTTCATTTAGATGATCTATATTAAAGTCATTAAGGTCTAGTTCCATTTATAATCCATTTCTAGAATGCTAAAATCTAACGCACCTTAGTGAAATTTATTTCTTTTATCAAGGTGTATTTAGCTTATCTTAAAAAGTTTTTAAGATTTGTAGCTTTTTTTCCTAGAATTGGCATTGACAATACTTAGAGAATCCCTTAAATTTCATATCACTTCAGAAGGACATTACGGTCTCGTAGCTCAGTTGGTTAGAGCATCTCCCTTTTAAGGAGAGGGTCCTGCGTTCGAGTCGCAGCGAGATCACCATTTTCTTCTTCAGAAATTCCGTGCTCCCATCGTCTAGCCCGGTCTAGGACATCGCCTTTTCACGGCGGTAACAGGGGTTCGAATCCCCTTGGGAGTACCAATTTTTTTAAAAAAGCCCTGATTTTGCAGGGCTTTTTTATTTTTGTTCCAACCCAAATCCCCATAAGTTTGCGTCACACCAACCGATTTTTCTCTCTAAACATTTTTCTGAATCAAAAACATCCCCAATTTTCATCAGCTATTTACTCCGGATAATTATCCTTTACGAATTAAGAATTTGTTCCAAAAGAAATAAATTAGATCTGACAAAAAATATATTTTCTGAAGTTTAAAAATTAATTTTGGTAATTAATTGAGAAGTAAATAAATTCCTCAATTTTTATATCCTTTGATGAAGGATTCTTCATACATTAACCATCTTTTTGCAAGTTTTGCTGGTTCTTTTTGCCACTCGCAACTGCTGTTAGAAAAATTCGCTAGAGATTTCATTAAATCTTTAGGCGCATCTAATGGGAAATCTTCAAAATATGTTATCATATTATTTATTGTATCTACATTAAATCCAGAATCATTTGCGCATTTAGGATCATTGCTATAAAAAAAACTTAAAACTTTTTCTAAGTTTTTTTCAACAACTGGAGCAGCAGATTCAACTTTATAAATTGTCATGTGATGGAGAATTTCATTATATCTTTGGTTTGCATGACTTAAGCAACAACCCTTCCAATCTTTTTTATCTTGATTATAACTTTCAAGTAAAGTTAGCAGATACTGGTGAGTCTCTTGACGATGTTTTGATAATAAGAAATCTTTTAACATTACAAATCGAGAAAAACTTGGATAACTAAGTAATTCAAAAACTTCACTAGGCACCTGTGTAGGCGACATTTCTTTAATCAAAATAGCGGAATCAAACATATTACATTGCTCATAAGACTCAAGACAGTGGGCCTTTATAAAGCGAACTAATTTAACAACTGTCTCAGGGTCATTTTGTTTAATTAAATTCTGCATAGCTGGTTCTGATACAAATCTAAGTTTTTGAACAAGTAGTTTGAAAAGAATATCTTGAGAAGAGTCTGGGTTATTTGCTAAAGATATTTCATATTTGTATTTATTTTTTTTCTCAAGCTCAATTTTTTCATTTTTCTTTTGTCTTTTGTATTCAGAATATTTGTCTTCTATAATAGGAACAATAAAGAGATTAAATACTGAGATTATGATGATCACGACAAGAAGTATTATTAACCTAAAAATCCAAGTTGTTAAAGTCCCCGGCATATATTGTAGGCCAAGGTATAGTGCGACAAGTGCATTTATGAATAAAATAATGAAACTTCCTACTCCTAGAATTAAAGGCAACGGATTTATACCGCCTGAAGAACCTGAACCATGGCCTGAGAACAATTCTGCGAGTAAAATTGGTATGATTATAAGCGCCAGAAAACTTCCAAAATAATAAAATTTAAAAATAAAAAGCTCCTGGTTAGTCTGGATAAGATCATGAAGCTACAGAATCGAATAGAAAATCAGGCTATTTGGCCTTAATCATAAGAGAACCCTCAGCATATGATTCAAACTCAACAGTGCCTTGATTGATATTATCTATCTTTTTTACAATATCAGTGATTCGTTCTATGGCCTCTCTTATTTTATTATAGTTCTTATCAGAAAGGTCATCCTTATTTTCTTTTAGATTTCCCATCGCGATTGCCAATGGATTATTAATTTCATGATTATATGTAATAATCATTGCATTTAACGTTTCAAGTTTCTTTTTTTCAATTGAACTCAAATAGAAATTTTTAATCATGAGCTGATTACTTACCCTTGCTTTTGCAATCTGAACATTTACTGGCTTTGTTAAATAATCATTAGCTCCCAAATTCAACGCCTCTACAATATCATCAGTTTCATCTCTGGCCGTAACCATAATAATGGGAAGTTCTAATGGCTGATAAGTTTCTCTTAGTTTTCTAAGAATTTCAACACCTGTAATATTTGGCATAATTACATCTAAAAGAACCAGATCGAAATCTCCACTCATCACAGTTTCAACACATTTTGTTCCATCACTTAAAAATTCAGTTTCTAGATCCTCTTTGAGAAGCTGTTTGGACAAGTATTTTCCATTAACCATATCATCATCAACGACTAATACTTTAGATTTTTTTTTCATGCTGCATTCTCCCCTTTGATCAAAAGTTCGACTTCTGAAATGAGTTCAATGACCAGCTCATTTAGAACTTTAAAATCATTTTCAAGATTATCAGATTTTTTAGATCTACCTTTTTCTTCAATGACAAAAGCTGCATCAGTTACTTTTTGAGCAAAGAAGTTGCTACAGGCACCTTTAATTGTATGGGCCTCTCTTTCTATGGCCTCGAAGTTTTTATCAGCAATGGATTTTTCTAAAAGATTGATATTTCTTTTACTTAGAGCTCTAAGCTCCTCAAAAATTTCAGACAATAGTTCTAAATCGTTATCAAAATGTGTGAGTAGTTTTTGCTTATCAATCATGACACTTCTCCAAATGTAATTTCATTACCTTTTCGGAAGAGACATGAAAAAAATAAGCTAAAAAAAAACCTGTTAAAACAAGAGCTTAATTACCATGCCTTAAGGTTAAAACGTTGCATGGAGCGTGTTTCACAAGATGATCAGTAAATGAAGAACTAAATAGACCTTCAATACCATGTTTACCCCTAGTAGCTGTAATGACTAAATCTGCTTTGACTTCTTTTAGATATTCGATAACTTTTTCTTTAGGCCCATAATCAAAAAAACACTTAGTTGAAGAATTTTTTAATTGCTGCTCATTGAGTAGATTTTTTCCAAAAGATTGGAGAATATCAAGAACTGATTTTTCAATTTCAACTTTTTGTTCTCCATCAGGATAAATATGAGGAGGGACCATATATCCATAATTTTCTTGTTTGAAGACATGTAATAAGGTGACCTCTGAATCATCAATAAGATAGCTTCCCTTAAGATCTTCGACCATACTCTTTTGCATTTCTTCTACCATTGGTACACAGATGACAACTTTGCGCATATCTTCCCCCTATTTTCGACTAAAAACTAACATTTTTTAAGTTCAATATTAATAGCTTTTGCATATATAAACACCCTATGTTAATCATATTAGTGACTATTGTCGATGATTGAATTTTGAAAAAAACATGATTCAGCTTAGGTAAGGCCGAATATTTTACGCAAGACATAATTATGAATAAAACAAAAAATGAACTACCACACCATTGCGAAGATTGCCCTTCAAGGGGAAAAGGTATTTTTTGTGAACTTGAAGCAATGGCCCTAAAAGACTTAGATCAACAAAAAGTAGTTAATACATACAAAAAAGGACAGACACTATTTGTAGAAGGTAATCCCCCCTATGGACTTTATTGCATTAGTTCTGGAAATATTAAAATCACTAAGATGAGTCCAGCTGGCAAAGATGCCCTGGTAAGAATTGCAACCGACGGAGATGTCCTAGGCCATAGAAGCATTTTTACAGATGAACATTATCAGGCCACAGCAACAGCAATTGATGACACCGTTGTTTGTTTTATAGACAAAAGTTATATTATTTCACTAGTACGTAAACGACCAGAAGTTGCTATTCAACTCATTGAAAAACTAGGTAGAGATCTTGGAGCTTCAGAAGACAAAATTGCTTCGTTCTACCAAAAAAGCGTGAGAGAGCGCTTAGCTGAACTCCTTTTATTGCTTAAAGAATCTCATGGAGTAAAGGAGCAGGGTCGATGGAAAATAAATTTAAAATTAACTCGTGAAGAAATGGCCTCAATCATAGGTACCGCTTCAGAAACTCTCATACGTTTTATTTCAGAGCTCAAAGATGAAGGACTTATTGAGCAAGAAGGTAAAACCCTTTTTGTAGTAAAGGAAAAAGAGCTCATAAACCAGGCCTCATTAAATTACTAAACTATAGTTTTTTAGATAAAAAAAACTGATCTATGTAATATTTCTGAAAGGCAAGTACCGATATACTTGGCACATGAGAAGGTTACGAAACTCAAGACTATTAACAGATGAAGAATTGGCAAATTTCACTAAGTTTGTGGGACCTAGAACTTATCATACAAGTTCAATCATTATATATGAGGGCCATTACCCACATGTCGCCTTTTTGCTTGTTGAAGGAAACATCGAAATAGTTAAAAGAAATAAAAAAGTTTTTGATGTCAAAAAAGGCGTCATTATTGGACTGAGTGAACTTCTCAACGAACGTCCCTGCAAGTATAGTGTGAAGATTAATGCAAATAGCAAAGTCTGTATAATTGACAAAAGTACTCTAGATAAAATTTCAAAACTAGAGGATAACAAAATAAAAAATATTATCTCTAGTTCTTCAATGGCCTGTTAATTTAAAAACAAATTTAGAATCTTTTTAAACATTTTTGATCTTGATCAAAGTCTAGATGTTAAAGAATAGCTATGTTTTAATTAGGTCAGGAGGATTGTATGTCAATTTCAGAAAACTTTGATTTCGTTTCGGCCTTAATTGGTGGAGTCCTTATAGGGATAGCAACTTCATTACTTCTTTTTCTGAATGGAAAAATTGCAGGAATAAGTGGAATTACCAAAAATATATTAAGTAACCTACATTACAAAGAAAAAGTATGGAGAACTTTATTTGTCATTGGTCTTATGGCGGGAGGATTATTTATTCAAAAAATATATCCGGAAAATATATACAAATCTTACTCCCCTAACTTTATTCTTTCTATTCTTGGTGGACTATTAGTTGGAATTGGAACGTCTCTAGGAAATGGTTGCACATCGGGACATGGAATATGTGGAATAACCAGAAGATCTAAAAGATCAATTATTGCAACGATAACTTTTATGTCCTTTGGAATTTTAACAGTCTATTTTATGAACCTATTAGGAAAATTAGTATAAGGAGACTTCTCTATGTTTAACTTAAGTGCTCTCATTACTGGAATAATTTTCGCAACAGGTTTAGGGCTATCAGGAATGCTTGATCCTAGAAAAATTCAGGGTTTTCTAAATATTTCAGGAAAGTGGGATCCAAGTCTGGCCTTTGTGATGCTTGGAGCTTTAGCTATCAACTTTGCGCTCTATCCTTTTATCACAAAAAAACAAAAACCCATTTGCCATCACAATTTCAGTATTCCAACAAATACTGTAGTCAATAGAGGACTTATTATTGGTTCGGCCATTTTTGGT belongs to Halobacteriovoraceae bacterium and includes:
- a CDS encoding hydroxyacid dehydrogenase, encoding MKPLIVVCDGMDKEEYNRLLGVSQFEVRGPKLSQEEITQLLPNAAGLIIRSATNITVETLEKAQKLKYVIRAGEGTDNIDLKACQTKGVKVSNTPGANNNSAAEHAVALLMTVLRHTAAADKSMKEGKWEKSKYTGVELLNKKVGVVGFGRIGQIFAKRIGGFEPEILFYDPFIEKTDLIYANKAESLEQIFSECEIISLHTPLTESTKGFVNSKLLNLMQPNSILINASRGGIVNEDDLYSLLSEGKIRGAGFDVFNSEPLEKESKLSSLSNLVLTPHLGASTEEAQIRVGAMAVQQMQEFFINNNLLNEVKA
- a CDS encoding RNA pseudouridine synthase; the protein is MNSPFPIEFQNKEFMVIDKPCGVSCHNGYESVVERLHIGNPDRNFHLVNRLDKDTSGLMMVAFNPEDSAKMQKILADSSTLKEYSAIVRGNVSTDEGFWEEPITDKCEGRKNPLGLKKERIEAKTIWKCVEKNQYFSRLHVEIQTGRQHQIRKHCAYFKHAIIGDKRYGDKKYLHSLQNKYGKIGLQLHCQKMAFMYNGHKVEIFKEPKDQLVLMKRSALQLIY
- the mtaB gene encoding tRNA (N(6)-L-threonylcarbamoyladenosine(37)-C(2))-methylthiotransferase MtaB codes for the protein MELDLNDFNIDHLNEISLNPVLSQSKKKVALNTLGCRLNFSETGHIAQGFVDRGYEIVDFGETADVVMINTCTVTDGADSSCRNLIRKAHHSSPEGKIVVVGCYAQMEPEKIRNMQGVDLVLGNSEKFKIFDYLNEEQEEMVKVDSTNEFWGASTTLADSHTRAFLKIQDGCNYICSFCIIPQARGRSRTISIEDAVNQAANIVKDGFKEIVLTGVNIGEFERSSGERLSDLLKKVLEIEGLERLRLSSVEANTINDELLEVMKSSEKFMDHFHIPMQSGDDEILSSMRRRYDVAKYRDIIYKIKEYFPEAAIGADVIVGYPGETEKQFENTFNLLKELPITHFHVFPYSRRKGTTAAKLDNHIHASTKKERVKTLTQYGEAKLSRFAKEQLGKINNVLFEKKNKAGHWQGYTTNFVRVFVKSDQDLSNKIIPTFLQSSVMGEIYGELVQ
- a CDS encoding response regulator; translation: MSNKTILVLEDQEEMQNLYMFYLEDYNMYVFDNPNDIIRDINELKPDLMIVDLNLPGMNGMDFIKAVRTKYQSNVPIIIISGAVDFNSCSQAFDYSVNQVVQKPFEKEELLEAVERYLGPSKAA
- a CDS encoding adenylosuccinate synthase yields the protein MQTLAIVGSQWGDEGKGKITDLLCERCDIVVRFQGGNNAGHTIIVGDKKIVLHLIPSGILRDHCVSVIGHGVVFDPEAFKVELAQTRLAGIEINERNLKISKHASVITSYHRLLDGLRENNGPRKIGTTGKGIGPCYEEKISRKALKLKDLRNRDIIIQKLKESLAEKEILFNYLYKCEYPSVEEEAVRLFELGKIITPFMTDTFYFLDQSIQENKKILYEGAQGVLLDIDYGSYPYVTSSNTSAGGIYTGAGIPGGQLDEVLGIAKAYTTRVGEGPFPTELKDDLGDKIQSIGHEFGATTGRRRRCGWLDLPLLKYSVKCSNITSIALTKLDVLTEIDELKICVGYKYKGQEITCATPGIDLEVAQPIFKTMRPFKDTFETDEYSEELREYISLIEEFTGIQVGILAYGPERSQIKFLKNYFQ
- a CDS encoding type II secretion system protein — translated: MKNGKKGFSLVEVLIAVSISGILSYVLMHTMSQMNKGQQKITAKSEVFDIYTIIRNLTYSRKSCTASLDKVQFRAGDESKFPDIELYSAGSGGNKRGKKFYDSNASVGNIQFSELKLILPKPFDGNREDFLEGVQTRLGFISVKLKSIVGSSTQEHEKKFPLYLKLSTDSIGLSTVVECAGSPQELTSGIPLFNYFYVPMLFMSKYVTPLSVGNFNSPENIYNYLYVPKTAPLDEGKEYAYIVISSGVEEGVRYLEDGTKISSRCSVSGSKDYSFLHFSALDGNRVGDTIASYQGTFEFRPKMISAGDGSKIEGVLIAKNTQNCKKAGSGNGQVVVYEVEVLKGIMDLLFETHKEGYFKYK